A portion of the Carya illinoinensis cultivar Pawnee chromosome 11, C.illinoinensisPawnee_v1, whole genome shotgun sequence genome contains these proteins:
- the LOC122281110 gene encoding serine/threonine-protein kinase AtPK2/AtPK19-like: MISNSQKKKKNLQTLLASNLCSKLTISIPSSSSTKESESDFDFSEVFGPSSPHQNPIPSSSPTSTSSSGDPPVIHNRSHSFVGPSPRFTLSRSFPLHAESASESESEPDTEIESCNAEKSERVGKIGPGDFDILRVVGQGAFGKVFQVVRKRVRVDTPNDCEGGGDGDTNTDGDGIYAMKVMRKDTIIKKNHVDYMKAERDILTKVVHPFIVQLRYSFQTKSKLYLILDFINGGHLFFHLYRHGIFSEDQARVYTAEIVSAVSHLHKCGIVHRDLKPENILMDADGHVMLTDFGLAKEIDESSRSNSMCGTTEYMAPEILLSKGHNKDADWWSVGILLYEMLTGQPPYTHENRKKLQERIIKEKVKLPPYLTSEAHSLLKGLLQKEPLRRLGSGSNGGDEIKSHKWFRSINWKKLEARELQPKFKPDVIGKNCTANFDRCWTAMPPTDSPASTPTAGEHFQGYTYVAPNPWLSSGQT; encoded by the exons ATGATCTCCAATtctcagaagaagaagaaaaaccttCAGACTCTTTTAGCCAGCAATCTCTGTAGCAAACTCACCATCTCCATCCCATCGTCCTCTTCCACCAAAGAGTCCGAGTCCGACTTCGATTTCTCTGAAGTTTTTGGCCCCTCCAGCCCGCACCAAAACCCAATTCCCTCTTCCTCACCGACGTCCACTTCATCCTCCGGGGACCCACCGGTCATCCACAACAGGTCCCACTCCTTTGTGGGCCCCTCCCCACGCTTCACCCTCTCCCGTTCTTTCCCCCTCCATGCCGAGTCCGCCTCCGAATCTGAATCCGAGCCCGATACAGAGATCGaaagttgcaatgctgaaaagAGCGAGAGAGTCGGGAAAATTGGGCCGGGTGATTTTGACATTTTGAGAGTTGTGGGGCAGGGTGCGTTTGGAAAGGTGTTCCAGGTAGTCAGGAAGAGAGTGAGAGTGGATACTCCTAATGATTGTGAAggtggaggagatggtgatacTAATACCGATGGCGATGGGATTTACGCCATGAAAGTGATGAGGAAGGATACCATTATAAAGAAGAACCATGTCGATTACATGAAGGCCGAGAGGGACATTCTCACTAAAGTTGTGCACCCATTTATTGTTCAGCTCCGCTACTCCTTCCAG ACAAAGAGTAAGCTTTACTTGATTCTGGATTTTATAAATGGAGGGCACCTTTTCTTTCATCTGTACCGGCACGGGATCTTCAG TGAGGATCAAGCAAGGGTTTATACTGCTGAGATAGTATCTGCCGTTTCACATCTTCACAAGTGCGGTATCGTGCATCGGGATCTCAAACCCGAAAATATTCTCATGGACGCAGATGGGCAT GTTATGCTGACTGATTTTGGGCTGGCAAAGGAAATTGATGAATCGAGCAGATCAAATTCAATGTGTGGGACCACAGAATACATGGCTCCTGAAATTTTACTGTCTAAAGGCCACAATAAAGATGCCGATTGGTGGAGTGTGGGGATACTCTTGTATGAGATGCTAACTGGGCAG CCACCATATACACatgaaaatagaaagaaacttCAGGAGAGAATCATCAAAGAGAAGGTAAAACTTCCACCTTACCTCACCAGCGAGGCTCACTCTTTGCTCAAAGGA TTACTGCAGAAGGAACCATTGAGAAGATTAGGCAGCGGGTCTAACGGAGGGGATGAGATTAAAAGTCATAAATGGTTTCGTTCAATCAACTGGAAGAAATTGGAGGCCAGAGAGCTGCAGCCCAAATTTAAGCCTGATGTGATTGGGAAAAACTGTACTGCCAATTTTGACCGGTGCTGGACTGCAATGCCTCCAACTGACTCACCTGCTTCAACACCAACTGCAGGCGAACATTTCCAAGGGTATACTTATGTGGCTCCTAACCCTTGGCTTTCGTCTGGACAAACTTAA
- the LOC122281355 gene encoding transportin MOS14-like isoform X3, with translation MKSHPEYIPGFLELLTVLPEEVYNYKIAARPERRRQFEKELISQMEVALSILTACLSINELKEQVLEAFASWLRLKHGIPGSVLASHPLVLTALSSLNSEFLSEAAVNVISELIHYTAAGSSSDVSVQMPLIQVIVPQVMSLKAHLKDSSKDEEDVKAIARLFSDMGDSYVELIATGSDESMLIVNALLEVASHPEDNIAAMTFNFWHSLQVVLTKRDSYLPLGNEASIEAERKRRQDAFFPSYESLVSLVSFRVQYPQDYLDLSHEDRKEFKHTRYAVADVLIDAASVLGGDATLQILYKKLVEAVAGCGNGENDEWRPAEAALFCIRAISNYVSVVEAEVMPQVMSFLPKLPQQPQLLQTVCLTIGAYSKWLDSASNGLSILPSLIDILMSGMGTSEDSAAAAALAFKHICDDCRRRLCGCLDGLFHIYHRAVTGEGSFKVSAEDSLHLVEALSMVITELPPDNAKRALEALCLPVVAPLQESVSQGPEILNKKPARELTVHIDRFAYIFRYVNHPEAVADAIQRLWPIFKAIFDLRAWDMRTMESLCRACKYAVRTSGRFMGITIGAMLEEIQGLYQQHHQPCFLYLSSEVIKIFGSDSSCANYLKNLIESLFLHTTSLLTNIQEFTARPDIADDCFLLASRCIRYCPQLFMPSEIFQPLIDCSMIGITVQHREASNSILTFLSDIFDLTNSSKGEQYLPVRDSVIIPRGASITRILIASLTGALPSSRIEPVTYTLLALTRAYGARAVEWAKESVSLIPLTAVTEVERSRFLKALSDASSGFDVNNLTLPIEEMSDVCRRNRTVQEIVQGALRPLELNLTPVS, from the exons GAAGTATATAACTACAAGATAGCAGCTCGTCCAGAAAGACGTCGCCAATTTGAAAAAGAGCTCATTTCTCAAATGGAGGTAGCTTTAAGTATTTTGACAGCTTGTCTGAGTATTAATGAACTTAAGGAGCAG GTTCTTGAGGCATTTGCGTCTTGGCTTCGACTGAAGCATGG GATCCCTGGATCTGTGCTTGCTTCTCATCCCTTGGTGCTCACTGCTCTTTCAAGCTTGAATTCTGAGTTTCTTTCAGAGGCAGCTGTAAATG TCATTTCTGAATTAATACACTACACAGCGGCAGGAAGCTCTAGTGATGTTTCTGTACAGATGCCTTTGATCCAAGTAATTGTACCTCAAGTTATGAGTTTAAAGGCACATCTTAAAGATTCCTCAAAG GATGAAGAGGATGTGAAGGCCATTGCTCGATTATTTTCTGACATGGGTGACTCATATGTTGAACTGATTGCCACTG gtTCTGATGAATCAATGTTGATAGTAAATGCATTATTAGAAGTTGCTTCACACCCAGAAGACAATATTGCTGCCATGACATTTAACTTTTGGCACAGTCTTCAGGTGGTCTTGACCAAAAG GGATTCTTATTTACCACTTGGTAATGAAGCATCCATTGAAGCTGAAAGAAAACGGAGGCAGGATGCTTTTTTTCCATCGTATGAGTCACTTGTATCCCTG GTTAGCTTTCGAGTTCAATACCCCCAAGATTATCTTGACCTCTCTCATGAGGACCGCAAAGAATTTAAACATACTAGATATG CTGTTGCGGATGTCTTGATTGATGCAGCATCAGTTTTGGGTGGTGATGCAACTCTGCAAATCCTCTACAAGAAGCTTGTTGAG GCTGTAGCTGGCTGTGGAAATGGTGAAAACGATGAGTGGCGCCCAGCGGAGGCTGCTTTGTTTTGCATTCGGGCTATATCAAATTATGTCTCAGTTGTTGAAGCTGAAGTTATGCCTCAG GTTATGAGTTTCCTTCCCAAACTTCCTCAACAACCCCAATTACTTCAGACAG TTTGTCTGACAATTGGAGCATACTCAAAGTGGCTTGATTCTGCATCGAATGGACTATCCATTCTGCCTTCATTGATCGATATCCTCATGAGTGGTATGGGCACATCTGAAGATTCTGCAGCAGCTGCGGCTTTGGCATTTAAACACATCTGTGATG ATTGCCGGAGAAGGCTTTGTGGATGTTTAGATGGTCTCTTCCACATATATCACAGGGCAGTTACCGGAGAAGGTAGTTTTAAAGTCTCTGCTGAGGATTCATTGCATCTAGTTGAAGCATTGAG CATGGTCATTACAGAACTTCCTCCTGACAATGCTAAGAGGGCCCTGGAGGCATTATGCTTGCCAGTTGTTGCTCCTTTACag GAATCTGTAAGTCAAGGTCCAGAGATATTAAACAAGAAACCTGCTCGCGAGTTAACTGTTCATATCGATCGATTTGCATACATCTTTAG ATACGTAAATCACCCTGAAGCAGTAGCCGATGCGATTCAAAGGCTTTGGCCAATCTTCAAAGCCATCTTTGATCT TCGTGCGTGGGACATGAGAACAATGGAGTCTCTTTGCCGAGCTTGCAAATATGCT GTGAGAACATCTGGAAGGTTCATGGGAATCACAATTGGAGCTATGCTAGAAGAGATTCAAGGCCTATATCAACAGCATCATCAGCCCTGCTTTCTTTATCTCTCTAGTGAAGTAATAAAG ATATTTGGTTCGGACTCATCTTGTgcaaactatttaaaaaatttgattgaATCACTCTTCCTTCATACAACAAGTCTTCTCACAAATATTCAG GAATTTACTGCAAGACCAGATATAGCAGATGATTGCTTTTTGTTGGCATCGAGGTGCATTCGTTATTGTCCACAGCTATTTATGCCATCTGAAATATTTCAACCATTGATAGATTGTTCTATGATTGGGATCACAGTACAGCATAG AGAGGCCTCTAATTCCATATTGACCTTCTTATCCGATATCTTTGATCTTACAAACTCTAGCAAGGGAGAGCAATACTTACCTGTCAGGGATTCTGTGATTATTCCTCGCGGGGCTAGCATCACTAGAATTTTGATTGCCTCTTTAACAGGGGCCCTTCCTAGTTCTCGAATAGAGCCG GTAACTTACACGCTACTGGCGTTAACTCGTGCATACGGGGCACGTGCAGTAGAGTGGGCTAAGGAGAGTGTTTCTCTAATTCCATTGACGGCTGTCACGGAGGTCGAGCGGTCGAGATTTCTGAAAGCATTATCTGATGCATCTTCTGGATTTGATGTTAATAACCTGACTCTTCCAATTGAAGAGATGTCAGATGTTTGCCGGCGTAACCGAACTGTTCAGGAGATTGTTCAAGGTGCCCTGAGGCCACTTGAGTTGAATCTGACCCCTGTATCATAG